The sequence below is a genomic window from Rhodococcus sp. 4CII.
CTTGGCCGGCGCCGGTGACGAGGACGATCTGGTCGGTGTAGCGGTTCATCGTGTTCCTGTTTCGAGAGGGTGGGAGTTCGGGGTGGTTGTCCTGCCGTGCAGGAAAGTGTTGAGCGAGGCGGGGACGTCCTGCGTTAGCCAATGGGCGTCGAAAGCGTCGAGTTCGTGTGCCAGGCCGTGTGGTTCGTCCATGGTCGTCAATTCGGCGAGGAGCTGCTTGTAGGCGGATTGGGCGGGGCCGGCGTGCTCGGTGAGCTGCGCGGCGGCGGCCAGGGCCGTTGTGCGGAGGTTGTCGGGTTCGACAATCGCGTGCAACCATCCGGTGCGATGCAGGTCGGTCGCCGGGACCAGGGCGCCGGTCAGGGCGAGCCACCGGGCCATCGAGTCACCGACCTTGCGGGGCAGCCGCACGCTGGCGCCGCCGGCGGGAAGCAGGTTGTTGCGGATGTGTCCGTCGCCGATGAGCGCGGTGGGGGTGGCGATGACGGCGTCGCAGGCGAGTGCGAGTTCCAGTCCGCCGGCGACGGCGTGCCCGTGGATCGCCGCGACGACGGGCAACGGGCTCGTTTCCAGGCGGGCGGCGAGGGCGGAGACGTCCCGGAGGAATCCGAGGGGAGTCTGGCCGGCGGTGTGCAGGTGCAGGAAATATTGCAGATCGGCTCCGGCACAGAAGCTTCTGCCGGCGCCGGTGAGAACGAGGGCATGGGTGCTCTGATCGTGCTCGGCGTCGGACAGGGCGGTGTCGAGCGCGGCGACCAGGGTGTTGTCGAGGGCGTTGCGCCGGTCCGGTCGGTTGAGGGTGAGGATCCGGGTGGCGCCGATCTGGGTCACGGTCAGTGGTGCGGATATGTCGGTCATGAGTGGGCTTCCTGGCGGGACAGTTCGGCCCGGCGCTGCTGGCGGAGCTGGGCCCGCTGGATCTTTCCGCTGGCGGTCTTGGGGAGCGTGTCGACGAAATGTATCCGGCGGGGATAGGCATGGGCGGCGTACTTGTTCTTCACCCACTGCTGCAACTCGCCGGCCAGCTCCTCGTTGGCTGCAGCGGAATCGCCTTCTCGGATGACGACGAAGGCCTCGATCACTTCGCCGCGCACCTGGTCGGGTGCGGCGACCACGGCGCACTCGCGCACCTGCGGGTGCTGCACGAGCACCGATTCGACGTCGAAGGGGCCGATGCGATACCCGGCCATGATGATCACGTCGTCGTCGCGAGAGGAGAAGCGCAGCAGACCCGTGCTGTCGATGCCGGCGGTGTCACCGGTGAGGAAGTAGGCCTTGTCGGCGCTGAATCGGCCCGCATCGCCGCGTCCGCCTGCGTACTCGGCGAACGTCATCAACGGGCTGCCGGCGGCGACCACCGCCAGGCGCCCGACCGTGCCGATGGGTGCGGGCTCGTCGTGGTCGTCGGCGAGGACGGTGAGCTCCCACCCGGGCAGCGCTACGCCCATGGATCCGGAGATCACCGGTACTGCGAGGTCGGGGTGGTGCGGGAACCCGGCGGCCATCCCCAGTTCGGTCTGCCCGTAGTGATCGTGGACGAGCAGGCCGAGTTCCGCCTCGGCCCATCCGTTGACCTCGGGGGTCAGCGGCTCCCCGGCGCTCGAGAGGTGACGCAACGCCAGATTGGTTGGCTGAGTGTGCGTTTCGGCACGCATGCCCCGGTACACGGTCGGTGCCGCCGTGTAGTCCGTTACGCCCAGGCGGGAGAGTATCGACCACGTGGAGGCGGCGGAGAATCCACCGCGTGCCAGGATGGTCGGAACACCGGCGGCCAGAGGCGCGACGATCGCGGTGTACAGCCCGTAGGCCCAGCCCG
It includes:
- a CDS encoding AMP-binding protein, with protein sequence MSAELDARLREILSSYSGEDANVAWLLCDQHPPLSVALTVVDEDLSTTRYTYGDLADSSRRFAQVLTDRGIGPGDRVATLMGKSADLVTVLLGIWRVGAVYVPLFTAFAEDAVTSRLSNSETRLVVVDAVHRPKVATAAWDVLVVGGPDEDTLTAALESVCTNTLPPIAVGGSGPLVHMFTSGTTGTPKGVIHPVGYIAGWHSYLEFALGVADDSVFWCAADPGWAYGLYTAIVAPLAAGVPTILARGGFSAASTWSILSRLGVTDYTAAPTVYRGMRAETHTQPTNLALRHLSSAGEPLTPEVNGWAEAELGLLVHDHYGQTELGMAAGFPHHPDLAVPVISGSMGVALPGWELTVLADDHDEPAPIGTVGRLAVVAAGSPLMTFAEYAGGRGDAGRFSADKAYFLTGDTAGIDSTGLLRFSSRDDDVIIMAGYRIGPFDVESVLVQHPQVRECAVVAAPDQVRGEVIEAFVVIREGDSAAANEELAGELQQWVKNKYAAHAYPRRIHFVDTLPKTASGKIQRAQLRQQRRAELSRQEAHS
- a CDS encoding enoyl-CoA hydratase/isomerase family protein, with the translated sequence MTDISAPLTVTQIGATRILTLNRPDRRNALDNTLVAALDTALSDAEHDQSTHALVLTGAGRSFCAGADLQYFLHLHTAGQTPLGFLRDVSALAARLETSPLPVVAAIHGHAVAGGLELALACDAVIATPTALIGDGHIRNNLLPAGGASVRLPRKVGDSMARWLALTGALVPATDLHRTGWLHAIVEPDNLRTTALAAAAQLTEHAGPAQSAYKQLLAELTTMDEPHGLAHELDAFDAHWLTQDVPASLNTFLHGRTTTPNSHPLETGTR